In Bernardetia litoralis DSM 6794, the genomic window ATCTGCACGAACAGGGTTTTGATGTGTATAATTGATGCGTTGATGTAGCATATCTTGTGTAGTGAGTGCGACAGGGTGGCTATGTTGTAACCAAAACTGAAAGTCTTTATTTCTATGATTTTTCTTTCCTGCACGTCCGAACATCCACAACATCCATTCTCTGCGACTTTCTTTTTCATTTTGTTCGATAGCTTTACAAATATGAGGAGAAGTAAAACTTTTTAAATCTCTGACAATATCCGAAAGCTCAAAACCTTCTTTTGCTCCAATAACCAAATGAACATGATTTGTCATGATACAATAGGCAAAACTTCCAAACCTTTATTTTTCTGACAATAAACCATACTATCAATAAAAATCTCTCTATAATCATCTCTTGTAAAAGTATCAATCCAATTTACGACAGTAAAGGTTACAAAATAAACATCATCAGAACTATGTATAGCATATTTTCTTTCCATAAGAATATTTTTTTGTAGATTATAAAGTAGAAAGATAATGAAAAATTTTCATAAAAATATCTGTTTGTAGTATCGCCTAAAAACTAGATTATATCCTATAAAACTTCAATCACACGACCATAAACTTGCTTTGTCCACCCATTAGTTCCACCTTTATTATTTCCAATAAGCAAGCCTTTGTCATCATTTTTGGCTTTTACCAAGTGAGTATAAAAATTCCCTTTCACTTTACAGTAAACAATATCTTTTTTGTTGCAATATTCCCATTTGACAGGCGCAAGTTTATGTTTTTGACCTGATTTAATCAATGGTGTCATAGAATTTCCTTTTTCACTCGTAACGAATATTTCTCCATTTTGTAATTTTTCTAATTTGTAGTTTCTCATTATGATTTAATTGAAGAGTTTTTTAATAAGTTTATCAAAGCAAAACCCTAAAATTTGATGAGAAGTTCCAACAATAGAATAAAACAATTCTTTAAATTTTAAGCCTTTTTTCTGTTAAAAATGATAGAGGATTTTGAGAATTAAAATATTAATCGTAATATTGCAATATAATGATTAATCAAATTGAGCTTACTCAAAATCAATTTATCACAATAAATAGATATAAAATGAAACTATCAGAAATAAAAAATCAACTGAATCAATTAGAAACAATAGCTTTTCAATTACCAAATGGAGAGTTAGTTCCGAGCCATTTTCATGTTACAGAAGTGGGAAAGGTAACCAAAAATTTTATTGATTGTGGAGGAACTGTTCGTAATGAAGAGGTTGCAAACTTTCAATTATGGAATGCAAATGATTACGACCATAGATTACACCCAGAAAAATTAGTAAAAATAATTGAGCTTTCAGAAAAAGTATTGGAAATTGGAGATTTGGAAATCGAAGTGGAATATCAAGGTGATACTATCGGAAAATTCGGACTTGATTTTGATGGTGTAAATTTTCTTTTGACTACAAAACAAACCGATTGCTTGGCAAAAGATAAATGTGGAATTTCTGAGCAAAAACCAAAAATAAGACTTTCAACTCTAAATACTCAAGCCGATTGTTCGCCAGATAGTGGTTGTTGTTAAACACATTTTTTGTAGCATAAAAGCCTATTTTAATATATTTTGAAAACATCATCAGTTCTGTTTTTTTGGATTGATGGTGTTTTTACTTTGAAGTTGTTTAAGAATAGGTATCTAGCTCAAGATTCTATCTTGTGCTTATTCTTTTGCAAGCATATACTTGCGAAAAAGAGTGTCCAAGCAAAATGCTTGAACGAGAAATGTAGTTTTTAGAGCGAAAAAAGTTTATTTTTTATAATTCTTAAACAACTTCTTTTAATTAAACCCAAGCAAACAAAAAATAATAATTGCCGCACTTTGTATTTTCTATCATAAAAGCATAAAT contains:
- a CDS encoding transposase; translated protein: MTNHVHLVIGAKEGFELSDIVRDLKSFTSPHICKAIEQNEKESRREWMLWMFGRAGKKNHRNKDFQFWLQHSHPVALTTQDMLHQRINYTHQNPVRADFVAKAHHWIWSSARAYAEIEKSKVDLTMV
- a CDS encoding DUF6428 family protein: MKLSEIKNQLNQLETIAFQLPNGELVPSHFHVTEVGKVTKNFIDCGGTVRNEEVANFQLWNANDYDHRLHPEKLVKIIELSEKVLEIGDLEIEVEYQGDTIGKFGLDFDGVNFLLTTKQTDCLAKDKCGISEQKPKIRLSTLNTQADCSPDSGCC